In Nostoc sp. GT001, a genomic segment contains:
- a CDS encoding ABC transporter permease, with translation MSVTPKSDINWQPLASPQVDTNTAPNFFGELVQETLALTRRLFIQLQRRPSSLVAGIIQPVMWLVLFGALFQNAPKGIFGNTTNYGQFLAAGIIVFTAFAGALNAGLPVMFDREFGFLNRLLVAPLASRFSIVFASAIFIISQSLLQAAVIVAAAAFLGAGLPDVAGLSAIALIVLLLALGVTAISLGLAFALPGHIELIAVIFVTNLPLLFASTALAPLSFMPQWLQVVATLNPLSYAIEPIRYLYFHSNWALSSVVMQAPWGDVTFGGALLVLFGFALVALLSIQPQLRRTLA, from the coding sequence ATGAGTGTTACTCCTAAATCTGATATCAATTGGCAACCATTAGCATCGCCACAAGTAGATACTAATACTGCACCTAACTTTTTCGGTGAATTGGTACAAGAGACGTTGGCTTTAACTCGTCGCTTGTTTATTCAGTTGCAACGCCGTCCCTCATCTTTAGTCGCTGGAATTATTCAGCCAGTAATGTGGTTAGTGCTATTTGGTGCTTTGTTCCAAAATGCTCCCAAAGGTATATTTGGCAATACAACAAATTACGGTCAATTTTTGGCTGCTGGCATCATTGTGTTTACAGCCTTTGCTGGGGCGCTGAATGCTGGTTTACCTGTAATGTTTGACCGCGAATTCGGCTTTTTGAATCGTTTGCTGGTAGCACCGTTAGCATCACGATTTTCCATTGTTTTTGCCTCAGCCATCTTTATCATCAGCCAAAGTTTGTTACAAGCAGCTGTAATTGTAGCAGCAGCGGCGTTCTTGGGGGCTGGACTACCCGATGTAGCGGGTTTAAGTGCGATCGCTCTAATTGTTTTACTCTTAGCTTTGGGTGTAACAGCTATCTCTCTCGGTTTAGCTTTCGCTTTACCCGGCCACATTGAATTGATTGCAGTGATTTTCGTCACCAACCTCCCATTATTGTTTGCTAGTACAGCTTTAGCACCTCTATCCTTCATGCCTCAGTGGTTGCAGGTTGTAGCTACTCTAAATCCTCTCAGCTATGCGATCGAACCAATTCGCTATCTATATTTCCATAGTAATTGGGCACTAAGTAGTGTAGTTATGCAAGCTCCTTGGGGCGATGTTACCTTTGGGGGAGCATTGCTGGTGTTGTTTGGCTTTGCCCTAGTCGCCTTGCTAAGTATTCAACCCCAACTGCGGCGGACTCTGGCTTAA
- a CDS encoding ABC transporter ATP-binding protein has protein sequence MAPAVLIQNLQKRYGTVVAVQDVSFQVEPGEIFGLLGPNGAGKTTTLRALCTLTTPDAGIIEVSGISVLDNPRVARQRLGYVAQEVAIDKVLTGKELLQLQAALYHLPGAVAKQRIETVLDLLGLQEYANKKTGTYSGGLRKRLDLAAGLLHAPDVLVLDEPTVGLDIETRFVVWDFLRKLRASGTTVVITSHYLEEIDALADRVAIIDRGVVIASGTPSQLKDQVGGDRITLRIREFSPIEEAEKAKNLLKPLPFVQEVIINSAQGNSLNLVVTPQNDVLTNIQQSLNTAGLPIFGIAQSRPSLDDVYLAATGRTLLDAELAAVATRDPKAEKKQNMR, from the coding sequence ATGGCTCCCGCCGTTTTAATTCAAAATCTGCAAAAACGTTACGGTACAGTGGTTGCCGTCCAAGATGTTTCCTTTCAGGTAGAACCAGGAGAAATTTTTGGTTTACTTGGCCCCAACGGTGCTGGGAAAACTACTACCTTGCGTGCTTTGTGTACGCTGACCACACCGGATGCAGGCATTATCGAAGTATCTGGCATCTCTGTGTTAGATAATCCCAGAGTGGCAAGACAACGACTAGGCTACGTAGCTCAGGAAGTCGCTATAGATAAGGTGTTGACCGGAAAAGAACTGCTGCAATTACAAGCAGCACTTTATCACCTTCCAGGCGCAGTAGCCAAACAGCGTATTGAAACGGTATTAGATTTACTCGGTTTGCAAGAATACGCTAACAAAAAGACAGGAACCTACTCAGGCGGTTTACGCAAGCGCCTAGACTTGGCTGCCGGGTTGCTCCATGCACCGGATGTTTTGGTGTTGGACGAGCCAACTGTGGGACTTGACATAGAAACTCGTTTTGTGGTATGGGATTTCCTGAGAAAATTACGCGCCTCTGGGACGACGGTAGTAATTACCAGCCATTATTTAGAAGAAATTGACGCTTTAGCCGATCGCGTGGCAATTATAGATCGCGGCGTTGTAATTGCAAGTGGTACACCTTCGCAATTGAAAGATCAAGTAGGGGGCGATCGCATCACCTTGCGAATCCGCGAGTTTTCCCCCATTGAGGAAGCTGAGAAAGCTAAAAACCTCCTGAAACCTTTGCCCTTTGTCCAAGAAGTCATCATCAACAGCGCTCAAGGTAATTCGCTCAACTTGGTAGTGACACCTCAGAATGATGTTCTTACTAACATACAGCAATCGCTGAATACCGCTGGCTTGCCCATATTTGGCATCGCCCAATCTCGCCCCAGCCTTGATGACGTTTATCTCGCTGCCACAGGACGCACCTTATTGGATGCAGAACTCGCAGCCGTCGCCACCCGCGATCCCAAAGCTGAAAAGAAGCAGAATATGAGATAG